Proteins encoded by one window of Rutidosis leptorrhynchoides isolate AG116_Rl617_1_P2 chromosome 7, CSIRO_AGI_Rlap_v1, whole genome shotgun sequence:
- the LOC139860022 gene encoding protein LAZY 1-like: MNLSSTTRKFKMKTLAWMQRAFQQNCDEITRDSSTSKPYSCFSALRKLEVQPKVCPESSISLHGVKQLKEEETVETNPELFYGFLAIGTLGSISTIYEETLTPKDATVDDIANAKENSAAQNKTKKLLIEKEEPEVTEQNKINVEYSLKANSELPKIKEEAKEQKTMSSIDFMNDAKCPVSSYKKSRKLNGIKAGNRAQVLPFMKKMLKKTLLASCCSPSSGGVDATFLNSTEKISSKIFKKSRKIHPEASDLQVHKSHVKKVCEEDYDREVTFEEEDEKTFSNSMFANRPVNSQPKAHWINSDPDYFVLEF; this comes from the exons ATGAATCTATCCTCTACTACTAGAAAGTTCAAGATGAAA ACACTAGCTTGGATGCAAAGAGCGTTTCAGCAAAACTGTGACGAAATAACCAGAGATTCTTCAACAA GTAAACCCTATTCTTGTTTCTCAGCACTAAGGAAACTTGAGGTGCAGCCTAAAGTATGTCCAGAATCATCCATTTCACTACATGGAGTGAAACAATTAAAAGAAGAAGAAACAGTTGAAACGAACCCTGAGTTGTTTTACGGGTTTCTTGCAATTGGAACTCTCGGTTCGATATCAACTATTTATGAAGAGACCTTAACACCGAAAGATGCAACGGTAGATGATATTGCAAATGCTAAAGAAAACAGTGCAGCACAGAATAAGACAAAGAAGCTGCTAATTGAAAAGGAAGAACCTGAAGTTACCGAACAAAACAAAATTAATGTGGAGTATTCACTGAAGGCAAATTCGGAGTTGCCAAAAATCAAGGAAGAAGCGAAGGAACAAAAAACTATGTCGAGCATCGATTTCATGAATGATGCCAAGTGTCCTGTATCCTCCTACAAGAAATCAAGAAAATTAAACGGGATAAAGGCGGGAAATCGAGCTCAAGTCTTGCCTTTTATGAAGAAAATGCTGAAAAAGACTTTACTTGCATCATGCTGCAGCCCATCTTCTGGTGGAGTTGATGCTACTTTTCTCAATTCAACTGAAAAAATATCCTCCAAG ATCTTTAAAAAGTCAAGAAAAATCCACCCTGAAGCATCTGATCTTCAAGTCCATAAGTCACATGTCAAGAAGGTGTGTGAAGAAGACTACGATCGAGAAGTGACATTCGAGGAAGAAGACGAAAAAACATTTAGTAACAGCATGTTTGCCAACAGGCCTGTCAACAGCCAGCCAAAGGCACACTGGATTAATTCTGATCCAGATT ATTTTGTGCTGGAGTTTTAA